A region from the Salidesulfovibrio onnuriiensis genome encodes:
- a CDS encoding glycosyltransferase family 39 protein, protein MDPLHQRHATTPPYRAWLIGLIAAVFLIAANMAWLNPNPGFKVYRTHPTIPLFWQYNPDAGVEILTAAYFPEVFKSYRIRMDRPTYPAVAKGLALCIQAAAKPFSPLSDLEAAGLAYLAMKLAVYSLGILALFSLLSRYTGDRAAFIGCFLCFSHFVSIEYIAAFHTTELQFITPIFTLYLLQKLADNYSTPRNILFSVLIGVLMLCKPNYATYLAALAFFFLFKRRYLAVLASLAAHSLPMLAYLGYLKLLGMEYYSFNADYYKQGVWVIELFRQDYTQIFPLMLDSLGRFAHLSLEYYSIWIAVAIAGLALCRKTIPLPRHAWFLMLGIIVMTWVQMFFARQYSPHMPSDYAFLVFGLSGLALAHWADQSRFIERLVPLVLAAWIVCNTVHFLHLPWVHPIDQAHRSEEKLSQRLDMAVNPENYTAEDHEWWRKQEQ, encoded by the coding sequence ATGGACCCCTTGCATCAGCGCCACGCCACGACTCCGCCCTACCGCGCCTGGCTTATAGGCCTGATAGCCGCTGTTTTTCTCATCGCCGCCAACATGGCCTGGCTCAACCCCAATCCGGGGTTCAAGGTCTACCGCACCCATCCGACCATTCCCCTGTTCTGGCAATACAATCCCGACGCGGGAGTGGAAATTCTCACGGCGGCCTACTTTCCCGAAGTCTTCAAATCCTACCGCATCCGCATGGACCGGCCCACCTACCCGGCCGTGGCCAAGGGTCTGGCCCTGTGTATTCAAGCTGCGGCAAAGCCGTTCAGCCCCCTGAGTGACCTTGAGGCCGCCGGACTTGCCTACCTGGCCATGAAGCTGGCCGTTTATTCCCTGGGAATCCTGGCCCTGTTCAGCCTGTTGTCCCGGTACACGGGGGATCGGGCGGCCTTCATCGGTTGCTTTCTCTGCTTCAGCCATTTCGTTTCCATCGAGTACATAGCGGCCTTCCACACAACCGAACTGCAGTTCATCACCCCCATCTTCACGCTCTACCTGCTCCAAAAACTGGCCGACAATTATTCAACGCCCCGGAACATCCTCTTTTCAGTTCTCATCGGGGTGTTGATGCTCTGCAAGCCGAACTACGCAACCTATCTTGCGGCGCTGGCCTTTTTCTTCCTCTTCAAGCGGCGATACCTGGCCGTGCTGGCAAGCCTTGCCGCCCACAGCCTGCCGATGCTGGCATATCTCGGCTATCTCAAGCTGCTGGGGATGGAATATTACAGTTTCAATGCCGACTATTACAAACAGGGCGTCTGGGTGATTGAGCTGTTCAGGCAGGACTACACGCAAATTTTCCCGCTCATGCTCGATTCACTGGGGCGCTTCGCGCACCTGTCCCTGGAATACTATTCCATCTGGATCGCCGTGGCGATTGCCGGTCTTGCGCTCTGCCGCAAGACCATCCCGCTGCCCAGACACGCATGGTTCCTCATGCTGGGGATCATTGTCATGACCTGGGTACAGATGTTCTTTGCCCGCCAGTACTCGCCGCACATGCCTTCGGATTACGCCTTTCTCGTTTTCGGGCTGTCCGGGCTGGCGCTGGCGCACTGGGCGGATCAGAGTCGTTTCATCGAACGGCTGGTCCCGTTGGTCCTCGCGGCCTGGATCGTTTGCAACACGGTTCACTTCCTGCACCTGCCGTGGGTTCACCCCATTGACCAAGCACACCGTTCCGAGGAAAAACTCAGCCAGCGTCTTGATATGGCTGTCAATCCCGAAAACTACACCGCCGAAGACCATGAGTGGTGGCGCAAACAAGAACAATAA
- a CDS encoding 3'-5' exonuclease, translating to MTVVEIPEEHLRAFTKDEINAMPLRRYEGPVHVVRTEKQRDAAVKALREETVLGFDTETRPVFKKGRKPNPPSLIQLASADEVYVFQINLLPMDNGLLELLADKQVIKTGVSVHDDIIGLKKLAKFRPANFIDLGEVSQQHKMQTHGLRNLAANLLGFRISKSAQCSNWAKEKLSKQQVAYAATDAWVSREIYLAMQSLGLV from the coding sequence ATGACTGTTGTAGAGATACCAGAAGAACATCTGCGGGCGTTCACCAAGGACGAGATCAACGCCATGCCCCTGCGCCGATATGAAGGCCCGGTGCATGTGGTCCGTACCGAAAAGCAGCGTGACGCCGCGGTCAAGGCCCTGCGGGAAGAAACCGTGCTCGGCTTCGACACCGAGACCCGTCCGGTGTTCAAGAAGGGCCGCAAGCCCAACCCGCCCTCGCTGATCCAGCTGGCAAGCGCCGACGAGGTCTACGTCTTCCAGATCAACCTGCTGCCCATGGACAACGGGCTGCTGGAGCTGCTCGCGGACAAGCAGGTCATCAAGACCGGCGTGTCCGTGCACGACGACATCATCGGCCTCAAGAAGCTGGCCAAGTTCAGGCCCGCCAACTTCATCGACCTGGGCGAGGTCTCCCAGCAGCACAAGATGCAGACCCACGGGCTGCGCAACCTGGCCGCCAACCTGCTCGGCTTCCGCATCTCCAAGTCCGCGCAGTGTTCCAACTGGGCCAAGGAAAAACTTTCCAAGCAGCAGGTGGCCTATGCCGCCACCGACGCATGGGTCAGCCGCGAGATCTACCTGGCCATGCAGAGCCTCGGTCTGGTCTAA
- a CDS encoding DASS family sodium-coupled anion symporter produces MNFIKSFSPVIVAVLMALAPTPQGLTPEAWYFLCIFVGVVVGLIIEPVPAALVGLVGVSVVAMLGLVDPNNATANRNWALSGFANGVIWLIFAAFMFALGYKKTGLGKRISLLLIRYLGKNTLGLGYAVAFSDAILAPFMPSNTARSAGTIYPVVSNIPPMFQSTPELAPRKIGSYLIWVGISATCVTSSMFLTALAPNLLAVDMVQKSSGIAISWVQWAKIMVPAMLPLFLLTPWLAYVIYPPDQKTSPEAPAWAAEELRKMGKISAKELLMLGYAVLALVFWVFGKRLGIDSTVAAVFVLSLMVLTKVISWEDVITNKGAFNVFIWFATLVAMASGLKQTGVLAWMGKLVGIYLQAMPPPTVAVMLVLLFFLLHYFFASTTAHTTALLPLFMATAAPLIPAEMLPRLALMLAGSLGLMGIITPYATGPSPIWYGAGFISQARWWALGGIFGALYLATMIGVTVFYV; encoded by the coding sequence GTGAATTTCATCAAGAGCTTCTCCCCCGTCATCGTCGCAGTTCTCATGGCCCTGGCGCCGACGCCCCAGGGGCTCACCCCCGAGGCCTGGTATTTCCTCTGCATCTTCGTGGGCGTGGTGGTCGGCCTGATCATCGAGCCCGTCCCGGCGGCCCTGGTGGGCCTGGTCGGGGTATCCGTCGTGGCAATGCTCGGGCTGGTGGACCCCAACAACGCCACCGCAAACCGGAACTGGGCCCTGTCCGGCTTTGCCAACGGCGTCATCTGGCTCATCTTCGCGGCCTTCATGTTCGCCCTCGGCTACAAAAAGACCGGGCTCGGCAAACGCATCAGCCTGCTGCTGATCCGGTATCTGGGAAAAAACACCCTCGGGCTCGGCTATGCCGTGGCCTTTTCCGACGCCATCCTCGCGCCGTTCATGCCCTCCAACACCGCCCGCAGCGCGGGCACCATATATCCCGTGGTGAGCAACATCCCCCCCATGTTCCAGTCCACCCCGGAACTGGCGCCGCGCAAGATAGGCTCCTACCTCATCTGGGTCGGCATTTCCGCAACCTGCGTCACCAGCTCCATGTTCCTGACGGCCCTGGCCCCGAACCTCCTGGCGGTGGACATGGTCCAGAAATCCTCCGGCATCGCCATCAGCTGGGTCCAATGGGCCAAGATCATGGTTCCGGCCATGCTCCCGCTCTTCCTGCTGACCCCCTGGCTCGCCTACGTGATCTATCCGCCGGACCAGAAGACGTCCCCGGAGGCCCCGGCCTGGGCGGCCGAGGAGCTCAGGAAGATGGGCAAGATCTCCGCCAAGGAACTGCTGATGCTCGGCTACGCGGTCCTGGCCCTGGTCTTCTGGGTCTTCGGCAAGCGGCTCGGGATCGACAGCACCGTGGCCGCCGTGTTCGTCCTTTCCCTCATGGTGCTGACCAAGGTCATCTCCTGGGAGGACGTCATCACCAACAAGGGGGCCTTCAACGTCTTCATCTGGTTCGCCACCCTGGTGGCCATGGCCAGCGGCCTGAAACAGACCGGCGTGCTGGCATGGATGGGCAAGCTCGTCGGCATCTACCTCCAGGCCATGCCCCCGCCCACGGTGGCCGTCATGCTGGTGCTGCTCTTCTTCCTGCTGCATTACTTCTTCGCCAGCACCACGGCGCACACCACGGCGCTGCTGCCCCTGTTCATGGCCACGGCCGCCCCGCTCATCCCCGCGGAAATGCTGCCCAGGCTCGCCCTCATGCTGGCGGGCTCCCTCGGGCTCATGGGCATCATCACCCCGTACGCCACCGGCCCCTCTCCCATCTGGTACGGGGCGGGCTTCATCAGCCAGGCGCGCTGGTGGGCCCTCGGCGGGATCTTCGGGGCCCTCTATCTCGCCACCATGATCGGAGTGACCGTCTTCTATGTCTGA
- a CDS encoding peptide chain release factor 3: MEKILRKEVERRRTFGIISHPDAGKTTLTEKLLLFGGAIQMAGTVKSRKADRHATSDWMAMEQQRGISVTSSVMKFEYEGFEINLLDTPGHQDFSEDTYRVLTAVDSALMVIDSAKGVETQTRKLMDVCRLRDTPIITFINKLDRDGRDPLDLLADIEETLNIECAPLSWPIGMGKQFKGVYSIFDKKLHIFSATHNGGIRQGVVIDSLDDPKLDEELGPQADQLREELELLEGAGYPFDAERYLAGKQTPVFFGSAINNFGVRELLDTFVNLAPCPQPRPAVEREVSPLETQFSGVCFKIQANMDPQHRDRIAFVRINSGKFTRGMKVKHHRVGKTMQISKATIFMAQDREGVEEAWPGDIIGVHNHGTIKIGDTFTDKETLKFTGIPNFAPEIFRRVILKTPLKAKQLQKGLLQLAEEGAVQLFRPIQNNDYILGAVGMLQFDVIQSRLKDEYGVDAIYEPVELHTARWVSCKDQNKLKTFKKETERYLALDSDENLTYLAPSRWRLDDAVETWPDIQFHKTREHV; the protein is encoded by the coding sequence GTGGAAAAGATACTCAGGAAAGAAGTGGAACGCCGCCGCACCTTCGGCATCATCAGCCACCCGGATGCGGGCAAGACCACGCTCACGGAAAAGCTGCTGCTCTTCGGCGGCGCCATCCAGATGGCGGGAACCGTCAAGTCCCGCAAGGCCGACCGCCATGCAACCTCGGACTGGATGGCCATGGAACAGCAGCGCGGCATTTCCGTGACCTCCTCGGTCATGAAGTTCGAGTACGAGGGCTTCGAGATCAACCTGCTCGACACCCCGGGCCACCAGGACTTTTCCGAAGACACCTACCGCGTGCTCACGGCCGTGGACTCCGCCCTCATGGTCATCGACTCGGCCAAGGGCGTCGAGACCCAGACCCGCAAGCTCATGGACGTCTGCCGCCTGCGCGACACGCCCATCATCACCTTCATCAACAAGCTGGACCGCGACGGCCGCGATCCCCTGGACCTGCTGGCCGACATCGAGGAAACCCTGAACATCGAATGCGCCCCCCTCTCCTGGCCCATCGGCATGGGCAAGCAGTTCAAGGGCGTGTATTCCATCTTCGACAAGAAGCTGCATATTTTCTCCGCCACGCACAACGGCGGCATCCGGCAGGGCGTGGTCATCGACTCCCTGGACGACCCCAAGCTGGACGAGGAGCTCGGACCCCAGGCCGACCAGCTGCGCGAGGAGCTGGAACTGCTGGAAGGCGCGGGCTATCCCTTTGACGCCGAACGCTACCTGGCGGGCAAGCAGACCCCGGTCTTCTTCGGCTCGGCCATCAACAACTTCGGGGTCAGGGAACTGCTGGACACCTTCGTGAACCTGGCGCCCTGCCCGCAGCCGCGCCCGGCAGTGGAGCGGGAGGTTTCTCCCCTGGAAACCCAGTTCTCGGGAGTGTGCTTCAAGATCCAGGCGAACATGGACCCGCAGCACCGCGACCGCATCGCGTTCGTGCGCATCAACTCGGGCAAGTTCACCCGCGGCATGAAGGTCAAGCACCACCGCGTGGGCAAGACCATGCAGATCTCCAAGGCCACCATCTTCATGGCCCAGGACCGCGAGGGCGTGGAAGAGGCCTGGCCCGGCGACATCATCGGCGTGCACAACCACGGCACCATCAAGATCGGCGACACCTTCACGGACAAGGAAACCCTCAAGTTCACGGGCATCCCCAACTTCGCCCCGGAAATCTTCCGCCGCGTGATCCTCAAGACCCCGCTCAAGGCCAAGCAGCTCCAGAAGGGGCTTCTGCAGCTGGCCGAGGAAGGGGCCGTGCAGCTCTTCCGCCCGATCCAGAACAACGACTACATCCTCGGGGCCGTGGGCATGCTCCAGTTCGACGTGATCCAGTCCCGCCTCAAGGACGAATACGGTGTGGACGCCATCTACGAGCCCGTGGAGCTGCATACCGCCCGCTGGGTCTCCTGCAAGGACCAGAACAAGCTCAAAACCTTCAAAAAAGAGACCGAAAGATATCTGGCGCTGGACTCGGACGAGAATCTCACTTACCTTGCTCCGAGCCGCTGGCGGCTGGATGATGCGGTCGAAACCTGGCCGGATATCCAATTCCACAAGACCAGGGAACACGTTTAA
- a CDS encoding tetratricopeptide repeat protein — protein sequence MWDEMREESMRGLPFCVLLFIIIGTNSFAASVEDAMHLVEENRFEEAIHILELEANKNDHEAQYELGKIIFYSGKGEKDPTKGANLLREAASSGNIKAIRELGLIYYNGWFLDVKRYDAARAMFEIGANAGDAESKYYLGNMYLSGLDVKIDHNKALYYYKQASLSGCKKANFKIGYLYCIESSSVYNLRLAKEYLKKIYKESAPSSFLLALICSDDDGCSDEDYFKYIKTSHDLGFHHAIARLADCYFSGIGVQRDFVKAINLYKEGSFLGNVDCMNKLAYLYAEGIIVPCDQRMARSYLNRASCASDNKVDMFFDLEH from the coding sequence ATGTGGGATGAAATGAGGGAAGAATCAATGAGAGGATTACCTTTTTGCGTACTGCTTTTTATCATTATTGGAACGAATTCATTTGCGGCTTCTGTGGAAGATGCTATGCATTTAGTAGAGGAAAATAGATTTGAAGAAGCTATTCATATTTTAGAGTTAGAAGCAAATAAGAATGACCATGAAGCACAATATGAACTAGGTAAAATTATTTTTTATAGTGGAAAAGGGGAAAAAGATCCTACTAAAGGGGCCAATCTTTTGCGTGAAGCTGCTTCTTCCGGTAACATAAAAGCAATAAGAGAGCTGGGCTTAATATACTATAATGGATGGTTTTTAGACGTTAAGAGATATGATGCAGCGCGTGCAATGTTTGAAATTGGAGCCAATGCAGGTGATGCTGAATCAAAATATTACTTAGGTAATATGTATTTAAGTGGACTTGATGTTAAAATAGATCATAATAAAGCGTTATATTACTATAAGCAAGCGTCATTGAGTGGGTGTAAAAAAGCTAATTTTAAAATTGGATACTTGTACTGTATTGAGTCGAGCTCAGTTTATAATTTACGCCTTGCTAAAGAATATTTAAAAAAAATATATAAAGAGAGTGCTCCTTCGTCTTTTTTGCTTGCTTTGATTTGTTCTGATGATGATGGCTGCAGTGATGAAGACTATTTTAAATATATAAAAACCAGTCATGATCTTGGCTTCCATCATGCTATTGCGAGATTGGCTGACTGTTATTTTAGCGGCATAGGCGTGCAGAGGGACTTTGTTAAGGCTATTAATTTGTATAAAGAAGGCTCTTTTCTTGGGAATGTAGACTGTATGAACAAGCTTGCGTATCTGTATGCTGAAGGAATAATTGTTCCTTGTGATCAGCGTATGGCTAGATCCTATCTAAATCGAGCATCATGTGCGAGCGATAATAAAGTAGATATGTTTTTTGATCTTGAGCATTAG
- the lgt gene encoding prolipoprotein diacylglyceryl transferase, with translation MLQYPHFDPVIFTIGPFQARWYGMMYVIGVLVGWALGRWRASRPGSGWTAAEMDDFVTYLILGIVLGGRLGYVCFYNPSYYFSNPSEIIAVWNGGMSFHGGVIGVITACWLFARNKAKPLLAVGDFVAPLVPPGIFFGRLGNFINGELWGRTTDGWWGMVFPGAGSLPRHPSQLYEATLEGLALFLLLWFYSARPRPRGAVGGLFLVGYGVFRFTVEFARQPDAQLGFVALNWMSMGQVLCLPMILFGLWLMFRKQGG, from the coding sequence ATGCTGCAATATCCCCATTTCGACCCGGTCATTTTCACGATAGGCCCGTTCCAGGCCCGCTGGTACGGCATGATGTACGTCATCGGCGTGCTGGTGGGATGGGCCCTGGGCCGCTGGCGCGCAAGCAGGCCGGGCAGCGGCTGGACCGCCGCGGAAATGGACGACTTCGTCACCTACCTGATCCTGGGCATCGTTCTGGGCGGCCGCCTGGGGTACGTGTGTTTCTACAATCCGTCCTACTATTTTTCCAACCCGTCCGAGATCATTGCCGTGTGGAACGGCGGCATGTCGTTCCACGGCGGGGTCATCGGCGTGATCACGGCCTGCTGGCTGTTCGCCCGCAACAAGGCCAAGCCGCTGCTGGCCGTGGGCGATTTCGTGGCCCCGCTGGTGCCGCCGGGCATCTTCTTCGGCAGGCTCGGCAACTTCATCAACGGCGAGCTCTGGGGCCGCACCACGGACGGCTGGTGGGGCATGGTTTTTCCGGGCGCGGGCAGCCTGCCCCGGCATCCCTCCCAGCTCTACGAGGCCACCCTCGAAGGCCTGGCGCTCTTCCTCCTGCTCTGGTTCTATTCGGCCAGGCCGAGGCCGCGCGGGGCAGTGGGCGGCCTGTTCCTGGTGGGCTACGGCGTGTTCCGGTTCACCGTGGAATTCGCCCGCCAGCCCGACGCGCAGCTGGGCTTCGTGGCCCTGAACTGGATGAGCATGGGGCAGGTTCTATGTCTGCCCATGATACTGTTCGGCCTCTGGCTGATGTTCAGGAAGCAAGGCGGCTGA
- a CDS encoding glutaminyl-peptide cyclotransferase: MANRLVSTTLVLLLALWSIPVLAGTPVIPAEVLAQYPHDPHASTQGLACLGDVLVEITGEYGHSSIRKVRPETGEVLRKTALSPDHFGEGVAIVDGSAYVLTWLSGDGYIFDVSDFDESWPDFVQLGTFAIPVADEAAEGWGLAFDGRSLILSNGSAVLQWIDPVSFDVTRTARVMNVRKEVRFLNELEWVNGWLLANVWKRDSIAVIDPETGLVAAWIDLTPLLTPRNKRAGVANGIAYDAANNRLFVTGKLWDTLYAIKVPELLKGKK; this comes from the coding sequence ATGGCTAACCGTCTCGTTTCCACCACCCTCGTACTGCTGCTCGCCTTGTGGAGTATCCCCGTTCTTGCGGGCACGCCGGTCATCCCGGCCGAGGTGCTGGCGCAGTATCCGCACGACCCGCACGCCTCCACCCAGGGGCTGGCCTGTCTCGGCGACGTGCTCGTGGAGATCACCGGTGAGTACGGACATTCCTCCATCCGCAAGGTGCGGCCAGAAACCGGCGAGGTGCTGCGCAAGACGGCCCTGAGCCCGGACCATTTCGGCGAGGGCGTGGCCATCGTGGACGGCAGCGCCTACGTGCTCACCTGGCTGTCCGGGGACGGCTACATCTTCGATGTCTCGGATTTCGACGAGTCCTGGCCGGATTTCGTGCAGCTCGGGACCTTTGCCATCCCCGTGGCCGACGAGGCCGCCGAGGGCTGGGGCCTGGCGTTCGACGGCCGCAGCCTGATCCTGAGCAACGGGTCCGCGGTTCTGCAGTGGATCGACCCGGTCTCCTTCGACGTAACCCGGACCGCAAGGGTCATGAACGTACGCAAGGAAGTCCGCTTTCTCAACGAGCTGGAATGGGTGAACGGCTGGCTGCTGGCCAATGTCTGGAAGCGGGACAGCATCGCGGTCATCGACCCGGAAACCGGCCTCGTGGCCGCCTGGATCGACCTGACCCCGCTGCTGACGCCGCGCAACAAGCGCGCCGGGGTGGCCAACGGCATCGCCTATGACGCCGCAAACAACCGGCTGTTCGTCACCGGCAAGCTCTGGGACACCCTCTACGCCATCAAGGTCCCGGAGTTGCTGAAAGGCAAAAAGTAG